A window of Sander vitreus isolate 19-12246 chromosome 18, sanVit1, whole genome shotgun sequence contains these coding sequences:
- the tagapb gene encoding T cell activation RhoGTPase activating protein b, producing the protein MKVLSSSITTKTLTRGGMEPFIEFSLDGDAKTSAVSKQLNNKEDKHLIETKWNLVRRLRKGSNKACRSDSDPKPQLFGQPLSNICPDECSLPKPVSEVLLLLRKRGPSTEGVFRKPCNNKNMRDIREQLNSGLEVDMEGQPVVLLVGLLKSFLKELPGSLLVSELYDKWMVALNNDDTQQRALEIKKVVDDLPGPNKLLLQHLVCVLHHILESADTNKMDASNLAVCIAPTLLQLDGTPLDEQKEQMKKVTELTQFLIEHCEILGENIPSLLDTDADSLSSQHHDSAYDSTDPDGDGEAGESTSSTHLESGSSSSLSPSFTTSSWSADALFNTKPAVTRRCSEPIILLSADLESLCSHSRSHDDCSMERKDFEEKPLKKQISDDSFLLRVRGGARPVSFPKLSSSSNVDPLPYMAGNCSCSSLESAASNQSESSVFTSSPVGSPPCLRRANTTTKPSMAAKAQQDIPRLISDEKRHSQSMRVASKVLMRTRSLGAFSRSSLKKDSQKENSFPCGTLQEDSQSEADPPAELLHKPWPLSAIEVFKQVDSKLPCRPPSYEQAVQNTGLPPQYGSMTVYDAIVLERRSRPSSVNYDFPTTCSVNQYRDCFAQAAQDKANDVQQRQPFRQRAMSESVSAGRHEVVSRRCSQPVFEEFSYAKESYV; encoded by the exons ATGAAGGTTTTGAGTAGCAGCATCACG ACTAAAACTCTAACAAGAGGTGGCATGGAACCATTCATTGAGTTTTCACTTGat GGCGACGCAAAGACctctgctgtgtcaaagcagtTGAATAACAAGGAGGACAAGCATCTCATTG AAACCAAGTGGAACCTGGTGAGGAGGCTCAGAAAGGGCTCAAACAAAGCATGCCGATCAGATAGCGACCCCAAGCCTCAGCTGTTTGGACAGCCCCTCAGCAATATATGCCCAGACGAATGCTCACTTCCCAAACCAGTCTCA GAGGTGCTACTGTTGCTGAGGAAGAGAGGCCCGTCCACTGAGGGAGTGTTTCGGAAACCGTGCAACAACAAGAACATGCGGGACATCAGAGAGCAACTCAACAGCGGCCTGGAGGTGGACATGGAGGGCCAGCCGGTCGTCCTGCTCGTCGGGCTGCTCAAA AGTTTTCTGAAGGAACTTCCTGGCAGCCTGCTGGTGTCTGAACTTTATGACAAGTGGATGGTAGCTCTGAATAATGACGACACCCAGCAGAGAGCTCTGGAAATCAAAAA GGTGGTAGATGATCTCCCGGGACCCAACAAACTCCTCCTGCAGCATCTAGTCTGCGTCCTCCATCACATCCTCGAGAGCGCTGACACCAACAAGATGGATGCCTCCAACCTTGCGGTGTGTATCGCCCCCACGCTGCTGCAGCTGGACGGCACCCCGCTGGATGAGCAGAAGGAACAGATGAAGAAG GTCACAGAGCTAACTCAGTTCCTGATCGAGCATTGTGAGATACTTGGAGAGAATATCCCCAGTCTGCTGGATACTGATGCAG ACTCACTGTCCTCTCAGCATCATGACTCTGCATATGACAGCACCGACccagatggagatggagaggcAGGAGAGAGTACCAGCTCTACACATTTAGAGAGTGGCTCATCCTCCTCTCTCAGTCCCAGCTTCACCACCTCCTCTTGGTCAGCTGATGCGCTGTTCAACACAAAGCCAGCAGTCACCCGCCGCTGCTCTGAGCCCATCATCCTCCTGTCAGCTGATCTTGAGAGCCTGTGCAGCCATTCCAGGAGCCATGACGACTGCTCCATGGAGAGGAAGGACTTTGAGGAGAAGCCTCTGAAAAAGCAGATCTCGGACGACTCCTTCTTGCTCAGAGTACGAGGTGGAGCAAGACCAGTGTCTTTTCCGAAACTTAGCAGCAGCTCCAACGTGGATCCACTGCCCTACATGGCAGGTAACTGCTCATGCTCTTCCCTTGAGAGCGCTGCCTCTAATCAGTCTGAAAGCTCTGTCTTCACCAGCTCCCCTGTGGGGTCGCCACCCTGCCTCAGGAGAGCAAACACCACCACTAAGCCTTCAATGGCTGCAAAGGCTCAGCAGGACATTCCCAGACTGATTTCAGATGAGAAGAGGCATTCACAGTCCATGAGAGTTGCCAGTAAAGTCCTAATGCGGACCAGGAGCTTAGGAGCCTTCAGCAGAAGCAGCCTGAAGAAAGACTCTCAGAAGGAAAACTCCTTCCCTTGTGGAACTCTCCAggaggactctcagagtgaagCAGACCCACCAGCTGAGCTTCTGCACAAACCCTGGCCTTTGTCGGCCATTGAAGTGTTTAAGCAGGTGGACAGCAAGCTTCCCTGCAGGCCTCCATCATACGAGCAGGCAGTGCAGAACACGGGCCTTCCTCCACAGTATGGATCAATGACTGTATACGATGCCATAGTGCTGGAGAGAAGGTCCCGTCCATCCTCTGTAAACTATGACTTCCCAACTACCTGTTCTGTCAATCAGTACAGAGACTGTTTTGCTCAAGCAGCACAGGACAAAGCCAACGATGTCCAGCAGCGGCAGCCTTTCCGCCAGAGAGCTATGTCCGAGTCTGTGTCTGCAGGTCGTCATGAGGTTGTGTCACGCAGATGTAGCCAGCCTGTGTTTGAGGAATTTTCTTACGCCAAGGAGTCTTATGTTTGA